The proteins below are encoded in one region of Microbacterium pygmaeum:
- a CDS encoding sigma-70 family RNA polymerase sigma factor family protein — MTWWRNSSRHSDPQAKADQQVRLRETVRALIAGCRQRDTALIARLLTADVDAVVDTGGAVPSASHQADGVVAVPDLILAILARYAGVTLEERAVNGEPGILLRDDHAVVGVVMVGSKQDAIAHIWIVLNPAKIARFDVE; from the coding sequence ATGACATGGTGGCGCAACTCGTCACGGCACTCCGATCCGCAGGCGAAGGCCGACCAGCAGGTGCGCCTTCGAGAGACTGTTCGAGCGCTCATCGCAGGTTGCCGGCAGCGTGACACTGCGCTGATCGCGCGCCTCCTGACCGCTGACGTCGATGCCGTCGTCGACACCGGCGGCGCAGTCCCGTCCGCCTCGCACCAGGCTGACGGTGTTGTCGCGGTTCCCGATCTGATCCTGGCCATCCTCGCGCGGTATGCGGGGGTCACGCTCGAGGAGCGAGCCGTCAACGGCGAGCCGGGGATACTGCTCCGCGACGATCACGCTGTGGTGGGAGTGGTCATGGTCGGATCGAAGCAGGACGCGATCGCTCACATCTGGATCGTTCTGAATCCGGCCAAGATCGCCCGCTTCGACGTCGAATGA
- a CDS encoding M20/M25/M40 family metallo-hydrolase, giving the protein MVQLPTVSAELDQRGPQPFEDFVALIAELYPLVHEHLSLERITDFGLLFRWQGATRSEPVVLMAHYDVVPVDEADEWTYPPFQGRIADGWVYGRGTLDDKGPLLVVLEAVENLLAEGSTPPRDVYLSFGGNEETYGSAAQQIAQTFKDRGILPWLVLDEGGAIVDAPLPFALGEAAMVGVGEKGVLTLTLSARGDGGHASAPPRITAVGRLARAVDRLSPSTFPARTPAAITRMLGLFANRASGGPQALLRLLATFPSLTARAFAAMGGEPAALVRTTVAATMQQGGTAANVLPSQASVTINLRIALGETTAATVERVRRRIADPLVQITVVEASEPSPESPTDNAQFALLTDAVAAAFPNASTVPYVMMAATDSRHFHRFAPAVYRFAPLEMSNAQRASIHGVDERVEIASLERGEQFHRALLQRLQ; this is encoded by the coding sequence ATGGTCCAGCTGCCCACGGTCAGCGCAGAGCTGGATCAACGCGGGCCGCAGCCGTTCGAAGACTTCGTCGCGCTCATCGCTGAGCTGTACCCACTGGTCCACGAGCACCTGTCTCTCGAGCGCATCACCGACTTCGGCCTGCTGTTCCGGTGGCAGGGCGCGACACGCAGCGAACCCGTCGTCCTCATGGCCCACTACGACGTGGTGCCGGTCGACGAGGCCGACGAGTGGACCTATCCGCCGTTCCAAGGCCGTATCGCCGATGGCTGGGTCTACGGCCGAGGCACGCTCGACGACAAGGGACCGCTGCTGGTGGTGCTCGAAGCGGTCGAGAACCTGCTCGCCGAAGGATCCACGCCGCCCCGCGACGTGTACCTCTCGTTCGGTGGCAACGAGGAGACCTACGGCTCGGCGGCGCAGCAGATAGCCCAGACCTTCAAGGACCGCGGCATACTCCCCTGGCTCGTGCTCGACGAAGGAGGCGCGATCGTCGACGCCCCGCTCCCTTTCGCGCTCGGCGAAGCCGCCATGGTCGGCGTCGGCGAGAAGGGCGTGCTGACGCTGACGCTGTCCGCACGTGGCGACGGCGGCCACGCCTCCGCCCCTCCGCGCATCACCGCGGTGGGGAGGCTCGCCCGTGCAGTCGACCGTCTGAGCCCCTCGACCTTCCCCGCGCGGACCCCCGCGGCCATCACGCGGATGCTCGGACTCTTCGCGAATCGCGCGTCCGGCGGCCCGCAGGCCCTGCTGCGCCTCCTCGCCACGTTCCCCTCGCTGACCGCTCGCGCGTTCGCGGCGATGGGCGGCGAACCGGCCGCGCTCGTGCGCACCACCGTCGCGGCGACGATGCAGCAGGGCGGCACCGCTGCCAATGTGCTGCCGTCACAGGCATCCGTCACCATCAACCTGAGGATCGCGCTCGGCGAGACCACCGCCGCGACCGTCGAGCGGGTCCGCAGGCGTATCGCCGACCCGCTCGTGCAGATCACCGTCGTCGAGGCGAGCGAGCCCTCACCCGAGTCACCGACCGACAATGCACAGTTCGCATTGCTCACGGATGCGGTCGCAGCCGCGTTCCCGAACGCCTCGACCGTCCCATACGTGATGATGGCGGCAACCGACTCGCGGCACTTCCATCGTTTCGCACCGGCGGTCTACCGTTTCGCGCCGCTGGAGATGTCCAATGCCCAGCGGGCGTCGATCCACGGCGTCGACGAGCGGGTCGAGATCGCTTCGCTCGAGCGCGGAGAGCAGTTCCACCGCGCTCTGTTGCAGCGGCTACAGTGA
- a CDS encoding YdeI/OmpD-associated family protein yields MVSFADKPILDLTVREWHEYLAGEPSADGVRLKLRKKTSAAPGMSWSEALDVALCFGWIDGQVARLDDDYVLHAFSPRRKNSPWSQINRDHIARLTEEGRMREGGIAEVERAMADGRWDAAYRQKDAAPPQELQEALDANPAAAAFVAGLTKADRFRIFFRLNAIKTPAVRAARVQDVVDKAAKGIQHYT; encoded by the coding sequence ATGGTGAGCTTCGCCGACAAGCCGATCCTCGACCTCACGGTCAGGGAATGGCATGAATACCTGGCGGGCGAGCCCAGCGCGGACGGCGTTCGCCTGAAGCTCCGCAAGAAGACGTCCGCAGCGCCGGGCATGTCGTGGAGCGAGGCGCTGGACGTGGCCCTCTGCTTCGGATGGATCGACGGCCAGGTGGCGCGTCTCGACGACGACTACGTGCTCCATGCGTTCTCGCCTCGGCGCAAGAACAGTCCGTGGTCGCAGATCAATCGTGATCACATCGCGCGGCTCACCGAGGAGGGCCGGATGCGCGAGGGTGGAATCGCCGAGGTCGAACGCGCCATGGCAGACGGACGATGGGACGCGGCCTATCGACAGAAGGATGCCGCACCCCCGCAAGAGCTCCAGGAAGCCCTCGACGCCAACCCGGCCGCGGCCGCATTCGTGGCCGGGCTGACGAAGGCCGACCGGTTCCGGATCTTCTTCCGTCTGAACGCGATCAAGACTCCGGCCGTGCGGGCGGCGCGCGTCCAGGACGTGGTCGACAAGGCGGCAAAGGGCATCCAGCACTACACCTGA
- a CDS encoding MFS transporter → MTRSRLFGTLAGVVGFLAFVEFTSGILQGYYTPMLTDIARNLGIHDADVNWLEGAQLMLSALVVPAFAKLGDMVGHKRMLMISTALTAAASLVLPFTDSFAVFLVAWALQGFYVVWLPLEIALIWSRSRSMQGRAVITARAAGLLVAALELGAITGALAGGLLVDALPLTVVLLVPAIAVVICFFVIWFGVKESPEPTGGTFDTVGLILVSMALIAFTGGLSFMRLNGVDDLFSWILVGLGVVLLWPFAQWELRSTDPLIDVRMFRSPALGPVFLTAGLFGVSVLGAQAPLSTFARTDPSVYGYGLGTTGFATSLIIGIYLIAMIVGALLFPVIARRISPRVTLMGASLLVAIGFLLFLPFHAAYAQVITNMVIVGLGSGALVAALPVAAASAAPATQTGVATGLTNSVKTVGGAIASCVFGIALLQGVATSPGNAESTAGSLSGYFTVWIVCGATALVAAIALAFVPKQAFTDRAVEAAQSQPVAPH, encoded by the coding sequence ATGACGCGCTCACGACTGTTCGGCACCCTCGCGGGTGTCGTGGGCTTCCTCGCCTTCGTCGAGTTCACCAGCGGCATCCTGCAGGGCTATTACACCCCGATGCTCACCGACATCGCGCGCAACCTCGGCATCCACGACGCGGACGTCAACTGGCTCGAGGGGGCCCAGCTGATGTTGTCCGCGCTCGTCGTTCCGGCATTCGCGAAGCTCGGCGACATGGTCGGCCACAAGCGGATGCTGATGATCTCCACGGCACTGACGGCCGCGGCATCCCTCGTGCTGCCCTTCACCGACTCGTTCGCCGTCTTCCTGGTCGCCTGGGCGCTGCAGGGGTTCTATGTGGTGTGGCTGCCGCTGGAGATCGCGCTGATCTGGTCGCGCTCGCGCTCCATGCAGGGTCGCGCGGTGATCACCGCGCGCGCCGCAGGGCTGCTGGTGGCGGCGCTCGAACTGGGCGCGATCACCGGCGCGCTCGCCGGCGGGCTACTGGTGGACGCGCTGCCGTTGACGGTGGTACTGCTCGTGCCGGCGATCGCCGTCGTGATCTGCTTCTTCGTGATCTGGTTCGGGGTGAAGGAGTCGCCCGAGCCGACCGGTGGGACCTTCGACACAGTCGGCCTCATCCTGGTCTCGATGGCGCTGATCGCCTTCACCGGCGGTTTGAGCTTCATGCGGCTGAACGGCGTGGACGATCTGTTCTCGTGGATTCTGGTCGGTCTCGGCGTGGTCCTCCTCTGGCCGTTCGCGCAGTGGGAGCTGCGCTCGACGGACCCGCTGATTGATGTGCGGATGTTCCGGTCGCCCGCGCTCGGCCCGGTCTTCCTCACCGCAGGTCTTTTCGGCGTCAGTGTGCTGGGAGCCCAGGCGCCGCTGTCGACGTTCGCCCGCACCGATCCGTCGGTGTACGGCTACGGCCTGGGCACGACCGGGTTCGCGACCTCGCTCATCATCGGCATCTATCTGATCGCGATGATCGTCGGAGCCCTGCTCTTCCCGGTGATCGCGAGACGCATCTCCCCGCGCGTGACGCTGATGGGCGCCTCACTCCTGGTCGCGATCGGCTTCCTGCTGTTCCTGCCCTTCCACGCGGCCTACGCACAGGTGATCACCAACATGGTGATCGTCGGCCTCGGCTCCGGCGCGCTGGTCGCGGCACTGCCGGTGGCTGCGGCATCCGCTGCTCCCGCCACCCAGACGGGCGTCGCCACCGGCCTGACGAACTCGGTGAAGACGGTCGGCGGTGCGATCGCATCGTGCGTCTTCGGTATCGCCCTGCTCCAGGGGGTGGCGACGAGTCCGGGCAACGCCGAAAGCACCGCTGGGTCGCTGTCGGGCTACTTCACGGTGTGGATCGTGTGCGGAGCGACCGCACTGGTGGCCGCCATCGCGCTCGCCTTCGTGCCGAAGCAGGCGTTCACCGACCGCGCGGTCGAAGCCGCGCAGTCGCAACCCGTCGCCCCGCACTAG
- a CDS encoding NADPH:quinone reductase, whose translation MRAIVYSQSGPSSVLQLVERETAEPGVDEVRVRIAVSGVNPTDWKARAGGKPLASADVVPNQDGAGVVDAVGSDVTDLEVGDRVWLFLAAHERPTGTAQEYTVVPASRVVRLPQGVGFDVAASLGVPAMTAHRALTVHEFGPARLTPGALDGRVVLVQGGAGAVGHSAIQLAVWAGATVVATVSSDEKAALASAAGAHHVVQYPDAGLSERIVSLAPNGVDHVVEVAPAQNAALDVEVLANHGSIAYYANNNGEEFTAPIVASFAKNARWQGLLLYTVGPEALTAAAEDITAALAAGALPVGADAGMPLTWFALEETAAAHDAVERGATGKVLIRVAELD comes from the coding sequence ATGCGTGCCATCGTCTACTCCCAGTCCGGTCCGTCCTCCGTCCTCCAGCTCGTCGAGCGCGAGACTGCCGAGCCGGGTGTCGATGAAGTCCGGGTCCGAATCGCGGTCTCCGGCGTCAACCCGACGGACTGGAAAGCTCGCGCGGGTGGCAAGCCACTGGCATCCGCCGACGTCGTCCCCAATCAGGACGGTGCGGGCGTCGTCGATGCCGTCGGCTCCGATGTCACGGACCTGGAGGTCGGCGACCGCGTGTGGCTGTTCCTGGCCGCACACGAGCGACCGACCGGCACGGCGCAGGAGTACACCGTGGTCCCGGCGAGCCGGGTCGTCCGGTTGCCGCAAGGTGTCGGCTTCGATGTCGCAGCGAGCCTGGGCGTTCCGGCCATGACCGCACACCGCGCGCTCACCGTTCACGAGTTCGGCCCCGCCCGCCTGACACCCGGCGCACTCGACGGGCGGGTCGTCCTGGTGCAGGGCGGCGCCGGCGCCGTCGGGCATTCCGCGATCCAGCTGGCTGTGTGGGCCGGAGCGACGGTGGTGGCCACCGTGAGCAGCGACGAGAAGGCGGCGCTGGCCAGCGCCGCCGGCGCACACCATGTGGTGCAATATCCGGATGCGGGGCTGTCGGAGCGGATCGTGTCCCTCGCGCCGAACGGGGTCGACCACGTCGTCGAGGTCGCGCCGGCGCAGAACGCCGCGCTCGACGTCGAGGTCCTCGCCAACCACGGCAGCATCGCGTACTACGCGAACAACAACGGCGAGGAGTTCACGGCGCCGATCGTCGCCAGCTTCGCGAAGAACGCCCGCTGGCAGGGGCTCTTGCTGTACACCGTCGGCCCCGAGGCGCTCACCGCGGCAGCGGAGGACATCACCGCAGCACTGGCGGCCGGTGCGCTTCCCGTCGGCGCGGACGCCGGGATGCCCCTGACCTGGTTCGCGCTGGAGGAAACTGCCGCCGCGCATGACGCCGTCGAGCGCGGCGCCACCGGAAAGGTGCTCATCAGGGTCGCTGAGCTGGACTGA
- a CDS encoding SDR family oxidoreductase has protein sequence MRITVIGGTGLIGSRLVDVLDRGGHMVVVASRATGVNSFTEDGLADALEGTETVIDVSNSSYTDAAGALEFFEASTLNLLTFGAAAGVRHHVALSVVGTARLARSQGGYFIAKAAQERLIVESGHAYSLVHATQFFEFIRSITETATRGRVAHVADVLVQPMAADDVAAAVAVTSLSEPVNGIVEFAGPEVFGLADLARRELRFRQDEREVVADPLGTYFGARLAERDLLPEAVATISPTRLHEWQTRVVVPH, from the coding sequence ATGAGAATCACCGTCATCGGAGGCACCGGTCTGATCGGCAGCCGACTTGTCGATGTGCTCGATCGCGGGGGGCACATGGTCGTCGTCGCATCGCGAGCGACGGGGGTGAACTCGTTCACGGAGGACGGCCTCGCGGACGCGCTCGAGGGAACGGAGACCGTCATCGACGTGTCGAACTCGTCTTACACGGATGCGGCCGGCGCACTCGAGTTCTTCGAGGCATCCACTCTGAACCTGCTGACCTTCGGCGCTGCCGCCGGCGTTCGCCACCACGTCGCGCTCTCGGTCGTCGGCACGGCGCGCCTCGCCAGGTCGCAGGGCGGGTACTTCATCGCAAAGGCCGCGCAGGAGCGCCTCATCGTCGAGTCGGGGCACGCGTACTCACTCGTGCATGCCACTCAGTTCTTCGAGTTCATCCGCAGCATCACAGAGACAGCGACGCGCGGTCGGGTTGCCCATGTCGCCGACGTGCTCGTTCAGCCGATGGCCGCGGATGACGTGGCAGCGGCCGTGGCAGTCACCTCCCTCAGCGAACCGGTCAACGGAATCGTGGAGTTCGCCGGACCGGAGGTCTTCGGCCTGGCCGACCTCGCCCGGCGTGAGCTGCGGTTCCGGCAGGACGAGCGCGAGGTCGTCGCCGATCCGCTCGGCACCTATTTCGGTGCCCGACTGGCGGAGCGGGATCTTCTACCCGAGGCGGTCGCCACAATCAGTCCCACGCGGCTGCACGAGTGGCAGACGCGCGTCGTGGTGCCACACTGA
- a CDS encoding RNA polymerase sigma-70 factor — translation MPDDASKQDLTVAMEAFEQCRRRLFGIAYRMLGSVADAEDILQEVWIRWQSTRRDKVLEPIAFLSTITTRLSINSLQSAHTRRETYIGPWLPEPINTADDPSLGAERGEALQYAMLILLEKLTPTERAAYVLREAFDYPYDRIADIVQTTPASARQLVSRARKHLAAERRTTAATGEQRRLLEAFLTAAQRGNAAALEELFAADVVSYSDGNGVKLAARIPVIGQSRVAMFVAAFSSHFWTGKTIDWVEVNGQPAVTLSEDGVVTTALTVTAGADGIRQLLWIMTPDKLRHLTTVGA, via the coding sequence GTGCCAGACGACGCGAGCAAGCAGGACCTGACCGTCGCGATGGAAGCCTTCGAGCAGTGTCGGCGACGACTGTTCGGCATCGCCTATCGCATGCTGGGCAGTGTGGCGGATGCCGAAGACATCCTGCAGGAGGTCTGGATCCGCTGGCAGTCCACGCGCCGCGACAAGGTGCTCGAGCCGATCGCATTCCTGTCGACCATCACCACCCGGCTCTCGATCAACTCACTGCAGTCGGCGCACACCCGGCGCGAGACCTACATCGGCCCTTGGCTCCCGGAGCCGATCAATACGGCCGACGATCCATCGCTGGGCGCCGAGCGGGGGGAAGCACTGCAGTACGCGATGCTGATCCTGCTCGAGAAGCTCACCCCCACCGAGCGTGCTGCCTATGTGCTGCGCGAAGCGTTCGACTACCCCTACGATCGCATCGCCGACATCGTTCAGACCACGCCCGCATCCGCGCGCCAGCTCGTCAGCCGCGCACGAAAGCACCTCGCCGCCGAACGACGCACCACCGCCGCGACCGGAGAACAACGCCGGCTGCTTGAAGCATTCCTCACCGCCGCGCAGCGCGGCAACGCGGCAGCCTTGGAGGAGCTGTTCGCGGCCGACGTCGTGAGCTACTCCGACGGCAACGGGGTGAAGCTCGCCGCGCGAATCCCCGTCATCGGACAGTCCCGGGTGGCGATGTTCGTCGCCGCATTCTCCAGCCACTTCTGGACGGGAAAGACGATCGACTGGGTCGAGGTGAACGGTCAGCCCGCGGTCACCCTTTCCGAGGATGGCGTTGTGACCACGGCGCTCACGGTGACGGCCGGCGCCGACGGCATCCGCCAACTGCTCTGGATCATGACCCCCGACAAGCTTCGCCACCTCACGACGGTGGGCGCATGA
- a CDS encoding SPFH domain-containing protein, whose protein sequence is MDLFLLIGIAVAAGVIFFLALIGFFIFRAWYQVPKADEAIVIVGKKARDSTEGEANKMTVISGRGAFVNKLTQRSDKVSLRSRQIKFEPTAQTINGVTIDLTGVALVKIGSTPDQVRRAAERFASQDDAIVIFTTEQLEGALRGVVAKLTVEQVMQDRQKLSDEIAEGISGDLLAQGLVLDSFAIQGITDKNDYISALGAKEVQRVKREADIAEIDALREVKKRQLAADEANLIEQTALDKNSAAAQSEVGRANAQAEQSENLARAEAEQGVLLQEANNTQARLDAEVKKVADADKYKQQTSADAEAYRQQKKAEADRQVAQERADAEAYAVRAQAEAREASAAAEAAAVRVRAEAEAEAIRLRGAATAEAIAAEAAALRENQDAILTREIIGQLPQLMAEFAKGYERVGSITLIGGDSAATHIAREQSTSLTATFESVKAATGLDLSAVIQGQSLGRGLAEGAAQAAASSGEVEVPVA, encoded by the coding sequence ATGGATCTGTTCTTGCTCATCGGCATCGCGGTCGCCGCCGGAGTCATCTTCTTCCTGGCGCTGATCGGGTTCTTCATCTTCCGCGCCTGGTACCAGGTCCCGAAGGCTGACGAGGCGATCGTCATCGTCGGAAAGAAGGCCCGGGACAGCACCGAGGGCGAAGCGAACAAGATGACCGTCATCAGCGGTCGTGGAGCGTTCGTCAACAAGCTGACGCAGCGCTCGGACAAGGTCTCGCTGCGGTCACGCCAGATCAAGTTCGAGCCGACCGCGCAGACGATCAACGGCGTCACCATCGACCTGACGGGTGTCGCACTGGTCAAGATCGGCTCGACGCCGGACCAGGTCCGCCGGGCTGCCGAGCGCTTCGCCTCGCAGGATGACGCGATCGTGATCTTCACGACGGAACAGCTGGAGGGCGCGCTTCGCGGCGTCGTGGCGAAGCTGACGGTCGAGCAGGTCATGCAGGATCGACAGAAGCTCAGCGACGAGATCGCCGAGGGCATCTCGGGCGACCTGCTCGCCCAGGGCCTGGTGCTGGACTCGTTCGCCATCCAGGGCATCACCGACAAGAACGACTACATCTCCGCCCTCGGCGCGAAGGAGGTCCAGCGTGTCAAGCGCGAGGCCGACATCGCCGAGATCGATGCACTGCGGGAGGTCAAGAAGCGTCAGCTCGCCGCCGACGAGGCGAACCTCATCGAGCAGACCGCCCTGGACAAGAACTCGGCTGCGGCCCAGTCCGAGGTCGGTCGCGCGAATGCGCAAGCCGAGCAGTCGGAGAACCTCGCTCGCGCCGAGGCCGAGCAGGGCGTCCTGCTGCAGGAGGCGAACAACACTCAGGCGCGCCTCGACGCCGAGGTGAAGAAGGTCGCCGACGCCGATAAGTACAAGCAGCAGACATCCGCGGATGCCGAGGCGTACCGCCAGCAGAAGAAGGCGGAGGCCGATCGCCAGGTCGCCCAGGAGCGGGCCGACGCCGAGGCCTACGCCGTCCGCGCGCAGGCCGAGGCGCGCGAGGCGTCCGCGGCGGCGGAGGCGGCAGCCGTGCGGGTTCGTGCGGAGGCGGAAGCCGAGGCGATCCGCCTGCGCGGTGCGGCCACAGCGGAGGCGATCGCGGCTGAGGCCGCAGCTCTGCGTGAGAACCAGGATGCGATCCTCACGCGAGAGATCATCGGTCAGCTCCCGCAGCTCATGGCCGAATTCGCGAAGGGCTACGAGCGGGTCGGGAGCATCACGCTGATCGGCGGCGACAGCGCGGCCACCCACATCGCGCGTGAGCAGTCGACGAGCCTGACCGCGACGTTCGAGAGCGTGAAGGCGGCGACCGGCCTGGACCTGAGCGCCGTGATCCAGGGACAGTCGCTCGGGCGTGGACTCGCCGAGGGGGCTGCGCAAGCCGCCGCCTCCTCCGGCGAGGTCGAGGTGCCTGTGGCCTGA
- a CDS encoding aldo/keto reductase — protein MKQRTLAGRQVSAIGLGAMPLSMNNDKRYPSFEDAVATVHAALDAGVTLIDTADIYAPDGEEMGHNERIVAEALRTWDGDASGVFVATKGGITLGDDGAKGRDGSEAYLRSAVEKSLEIFGVDRIELYQYHRPDRTRVYADIITGLKSLQDAGLVRAVGISNASVEEIQIALDVLGEGNLASVQNEFSPKHPGSIDELRFCADHDIAFLPWSPLGGTGGGASSVGDRYSAFREVGDAHGVSPQQAVLAWELALDPHVIPIPGARRAASITDSALAADLELTADEVTSLSESVGIFD, from the coding sequence ATGAAGCAGCGCACACTGGCCGGACGACAGGTTTCGGCGATCGGCCTGGGCGCCATGCCCCTGTCGATGAACAACGACAAAAGATACCCGTCGTTCGAGGATGCGGTGGCAACCGTGCACGCTGCGCTGGACGCAGGCGTCACCCTCATCGACACCGCAGACATCTACGCCCCAGACGGCGAGGAGATGGGGCACAACGAACGCATCGTCGCCGAGGCGCTCCGCACGTGGGACGGCGATGCGTCGGGTGTCTTCGTCGCCACCAAGGGCGGCATCACGCTCGGCGACGACGGCGCCAAGGGCCGCGATGGTTCCGAGGCGTATCTACGCTCGGCTGTGGAGAAGTCCCTCGAGATCTTCGGCGTCGACCGGATCGAGCTCTATCAGTACCACCGTCCCGACCGCACCCGGGTGTACGCCGATATCATCACAGGTCTGAAGTCGCTGCAGGACGCCGGTCTCGTGCGTGCGGTCGGCATCTCGAACGCCAGCGTGGAGGAGATCCAGATCGCGCTCGACGTGCTCGGCGAAGGAAATCTCGCCAGCGTGCAGAACGAGTTCTCGCCGAAGCATCCGGGAAGCATCGACGAACTGCGCTTCTGCGCCGACCACGACATCGCGTTCCTGCCGTGGAGCCCCCTCGGCGGCACCGGCGGGGGCGCCAGCAGCGTCGGTGACCGGTATTCGGCCTTCCGCGAGGTCGGCGATGCGCACGGTGTCAGCCCGCAGCAGGCCGTGCTCGCGTGGGAGTTGGCGCTCGACCCGCACGTCATTCCGATCCCCGGGGCGCGCCGCGCTGCATCGATCACCGACTCGGCTCTCGCCGCCGATCTGGAACTCACCGCCGACGAGGTGACCAGCCTGTCGGAGTCGGTCGGGATCTTCGACTGA
- a CDS encoding SIMPL domain-containing protein, which yields MSDVIITVRGEHEDRFAPEQGIVHISVKAEGRERGVVVERIAALATPLREDLAERKESGAISEWSSQRVSVWANRPWNDQGKQLALVHYASVEITATFTDFANLSWWVSDIAERDGVQINNVTWSLSPTTARATESAVAAQAVKVAVDRATAYADALGLASVAPLEIADLGLLQRNEAQPSPAPKMMRAMAMGAMDASGGAPAMEFQPEDIVVTAAVEARFTAS from the coding sequence ATGAGCGATGTCATCATCACGGTCCGAGGCGAGCACGAAGACCGCTTCGCCCCCGAACAGGGAATCGTCCACATCTCGGTCAAGGCCGAAGGCCGCGAACGCGGCGTCGTCGTCGAGCGCATCGCAGCGCTGGCCACACCCCTGCGCGAAGACCTCGCGGAACGCAAAGAGTCCGGCGCCATCAGTGAGTGGTCCAGCCAGCGCGTGTCCGTCTGGGCGAACCGTCCATGGAACGATCAGGGCAAACAGCTTGCGCTCGTCCACTACGCATCGGTCGAGATCACCGCGACCTTCACCGATTTCGCGAACCTCTCGTGGTGGGTCAGCGACATCGCGGAGCGCGATGGCGTGCAGATCAACAACGTCACCTGGTCGCTGAGTCCTACGACGGCGCGCGCCACCGAATCGGCCGTGGCCGCGCAGGCGGTGAAGGTCGCCGTCGACCGCGCAACCGCGTATGCGGATGCGCTCGGTCTGGCCTCCGTCGCCCCGCTAGAGATCGCCGACCTCGGACTCCTCCAGCGCAACGAGGCCCAGCCGTCACCGGCGCCCAAGATGATGCGCGCAATGGCGATGGGAGCGATGGATGCCTCGGGCGGCGCGCCCGCCATGGAATTCCAGCCCGAGGACATCGTGGTCACCGCCGCCGTCGAGGCGCGCTTCACCGCCTCGTGA
- a CDS encoding SDR family oxidoreductase, with product MARIVVIGGTGLIGSKVVAKLTEHGHEAVAAAPNTGVNTLTGEGVAAALAGADVVVDVSNSPSFEEKDVLDFFVTSTTNLIEAEKVAGVKHHVALTIVGTDRPQNILYFHAKVAQEKLIRGSGVPYSLVHATQFFEFLGSIADVSTEGDIVRLPGALIQPMAAEDVATAVARTAAGDPTGDIEIAGPEAFGLDEFVRRGLAFRGDARTVVRDDEAHYYGARIETRTLIPAEGAAIFETSLEQWLPLNPPRR from the coding sequence ATGGCAAGAATCGTCGTCATCGGAGGCACGGGCCTCATCGGTTCGAAAGTCGTTGCAAAGCTCACTGAACACGGGCACGAGGCGGTCGCTGCCGCCCCGAACACCGGCGTGAACACGCTCACCGGTGAAGGAGTTGCGGCGGCGCTCGCGGGTGCGGATGTCGTCGTCGACGTGTCGAACTCGCCGTCGTTCGAGGAGAAGGACGTGCTCGACTTCTTTGTGACGTCCACGACGAATCTCATCGAGGCCGAGAAGGTCGCCGGAGTGAAGCACCATGTCGCGCTCACCATCGTGGGTACCGACCGGCCGCAGAACATCCTATACTTCCACGCCAAAGTCGCACAGGAGAAGCTCATCCGCGGCTCGGGCGTCCCTTACTCACTCGTGCACGCGACGCAGTTCTTCGAGTTCCTGGGGAGCATCGCGGACGTCTCGACGGAGGGCGACATCGTCCGCCTTCCGGGCGCGCTCATCCAGCCGATGGCGGCGGAGGATGTCGCGACTGCGGTGGCTCGTACGGCCGCCGGCGACCCGACCGGCGATATCGAGATCGCAGGCCCGGAAGCATTCGGTCTCGATGAGTTCGTGCGGCGCGGGCTCGCGTTCCGCGGCGATGCGCGGACCGTTGTCCGCGATGACGAGGCCCACTACTACGGTGCACGGATCGAAACGCGTACGCTGATCCCGGCCGAAGGAGCCGCGATCTTCGAGACGAGTCTGGAGCAGTGGCTGCCCCTCAACCCGCCCCGCAGGTGA
- a CDS encoding RNA-binding S4 domain-containing protein, protein MTTQHPIRDVPIGSEMIRLGQFLKFAGLLDSGGDVKEAIIDGFVSVNGEVDRRRGRQLKVGDVVSLDGHRVRVCP, encoded by the coding sequence ATGACCACGCAGCATCCGATCCGCGATGTGCCGATCGGCAGCGAGATGATCCGCCTCGGTCAGTTCCTCAAGTTCGCTGGGCTGCTCGACTCCGGCGGAGACGTGAAAGAGGCCATCATCGACGGCTTCGTATCGGTGAACGGCGAGGTCGATCGTCGCCGCGGCCGGCAGCTGAAGGTTGGCGACGTGGTCAGCCTCGACGGACACCGTGTCCGAGTCTGCCCCTGA